In Pedobacter sp. SL55, the following proteins share a genomic window:
- a CDS encoding SusC/RagA family TonB-linked outer membrane protein, whose product MLNKLTTILLAVFVCMLTTTLCLAQDKKLTGKLVNESGTPLPGASVSIKNSKISTITDENGNFSLMAPANAQTLVFSYLGMEPQQVAIGSTTNFNIRLKESATTLSNIVVVGYGTVKKSDLTGSVTRLEREEFIRDAPTNILQAMQGKIAGVNVTQNDGAPGAGLSIRIRGSNSFLGGTEPLYVIDGVPFNNSSSGSTPMSIGDDEKQTLNAMSFINPDDIESIDILKDASATAIYGSRGANGVVLITTRKGKSGKDKIEANFTAGMAQVSKRLDVLNAAEYAAYQNLAYTNSNIYTGTAYTLPYRGENVPDPNNPGQTYYDKGPQDFIGDNNNWQDRIFRSGLYQNYSVNINGGTDAGTHSITFNYLDQEGTIQNSDYNRFGLGLNLGRNISKTFKIGTSTSLASTLTNGVKTGTDKSDAASAGVIRSALTFPSTISDPIAYDGVGDAFITNPYIYVNDVLNKVRGLNIFSSNYLEAKFLNNFKFRQNVGFNYSNSARDQYYPTSVYEGFSMRGWGLKADNIWNNITSESILTYDKKIEKHSLNVMGAGTFERTNGQSKRAEAKTFPNDNLQNENLAAGEVIMLVVTNRYQSTLISFLGRANYSFDDRYLLTLSYRQDGSSKFGKNNKWAGFPSAAAAWKISNEDFMKNIKTISDLKLRFSYGKTGNQGIGSYASLAKLSVYNYVFGGAVQTGLANDIFAGPANEKLKWETTSAYNLGIDVGLFKNRLNLTIEAYKKITDDLLQNLTIPSSTGFKTKLVNSGSIENKGLEISLNGTVVKAKDFEWNSNFNISFNRNKILSLSADVTEQYARNISTAMRHLYKRWANP is encoded by the coding sequence ATGCTTAATAAACTAACCACTATTTTATTGGCAGTATTTGTATGTATGTTAACCACTACCTTGTGTTTGGCACAAGACAAAAAGTTAACAGGAAAGCTAGTGAACGAAAGCGGTACTCCACTTCCAGGTGCTTCTGTAAGTATCAAAAATTCAAAAATTTCTACAATTACAGACGAGAATGGAAATTTTAGCCTTATGGCGCCAGCAAATGCGCAAACCTTGGTATTCTCTTATTTAGGGATGGAACCACAACAAGTAGCTATTGGCAGTACCACAAATTTCAATATCAGGCTTAAAGAAAGTGCCACCACATTATCAAATATTGTTGTGGTGGGTTATGGCACTGTTAAAAAGAGCGACCTAACAGGTTCTGTAACCAGATTGGAACGAGAAGAATTTATTAGAGATGCTCCAACCAATATTTTGCAAGCCATGCAGGGAAAGATTGCTGGTGTAAACGTTACGCAAAACGATGGTGCCCCAGGTGCAGGTTTAAGCATTAGAATTAGAGGATCTAACTCATTTTTAGGCGGCACTGAGCCACTATATGTGATTGATGGTGTTCCGTTTAACAACTCTAGTTCTGGTTCTACTCCTATGTCAATAGGCGATGACGAAAAACAAACGCTTAACGCCATGTCTTTCATCAACCCAGATGATATTGAAAGTATCGATATTTTAAAAGATGCTTCGGCAACTGCAATTTATGGTTCTCGTGGTGCAAATGGCGTAGTTTTAATTACTACCAGAAAAGGGAAAAGTGGCAAAGACAAAATTGAAGCAAACTTTACAGCAGGAATGGCGCAGGTTTCTAAAAGACTGGATGTTTTGAATGCCGCCGAATATGCGGCCTATCAGAACTTGGCCTACACCAACTCTAACATTTACACAGGTACGGCTTACACCCTGCCTTACAGGGGCGAAAATGTTCCAGACCCAAACAACCCCGGACAAACCTATTATGACAAAGGACCACAGGATTTTATTGGCGACAATAACAATTGGCAAGATAGAATTTTTCGCAGCGGCCTGTACCAAAACTATTCGGTAAATATCAATGGTGGTACCGATGCTGGTACACACAGTATCACTTTTAATTACTTAGACCAAGAAGGAACCATCCAAAATTCAGACTATAACAGATTTGGTTTAGGCCTAAACTTAGGCAGGAACATTAGCAAAACCTTTAAAATCGGAACCAGCACTTCATTGGCCAGCACCCTAACCAACGGCGTAAAAACAGGCACAGATAAATCTGATGCGGCAAGTGCTGGAGTAATTCGCTCGGCACTAACCTTTCCTTCTACCATTTCAGACCCTATTGCTTACGATGGTGTAGGAGATGCTTTTATAACCAACCCGTACATCTATGTAAACGATGTATTGAATAAAGTAAGGGGCTTAAATATTTTCTCTTCCAACTATCTGGAAGCCAAATTCTTGAATAATTTCAAATTTAGGCAGAATGTAGGTTTCAACTATTCTAATAGTGCGAGAGACCAATATTATCCAACAAGCGTTTATGAAGGCTTCTCCATGAGAGGATGGGGCTTAAAGGCTGATAACATTTGGAATAACATTACCTCTGAGAGCATTCTTACTTACGACAAAAAAATTGAAAAACACAGTTTGAACGTAATGGGTGCAGGAACTTTTGAACGCACCAACGGACAGAGCAAAAGAGCCGAAGCAAAAACCTTCCCTAACGATAACCTACAAAATGAAAACCTTGCTGCCGGCGAAGTAATTATGCTGGTAGTTACCAATCGCTATCAATCTACCTTGATTTCATTTTTAGGACGTGCAAACTACAGTTTTGATGATCGTTACCTCTTAACATTATCATATCGCCAAGATGGTTCTAGCAAATTTGGCAAGAATAACAAATGGGCAGGTTTTCCATCGGCCGCAGCCGCTTGGAAAATCTCTAACGAGGATTTCATGAAGAACATAAAAACCATCAGCGATTTAAAATTACGTTTCAGCTATGGAAAAACAGGGAACCAAGGCATAGGATCTTATGCATCTTTAGCAAAATTGAGTGTTTACAACTATGTTTTTGGCGGCGCTGTACAAACAGGTTTAGCTAACGATATATTTGCTGGCCCGGCCAATGAGAAACTAAAATGGGAAACTACCAGTGCTTACAACCTTGGTATAGATGTGGGTCTATTTAAAAATAGGCTAAACCTAACCATAGAAGCTTACAAAAAAATAACCGACGACTTATTGCAGAACCTAACCATTCCATCATCTACAGGTTTTAAAACCAAACTGGTAAATTCTGGCTCTATAGAAAACAAAGGTTTAGAAATTAGCTTAAACGGAACAGTAGTTAAAGCCAAAGATTTCGAGTGGAATTCAAATTTTAACATCTCCTTTAACAGAAATAAAATATTAAGCCTAAGCGCCGATGTAACCGAGCAATATGCCCGCAACATTTCTACTGCGATGCGCCATTTATACAAACGGTGGGCAAACCCATAG
- a CDS encoding AraC family transcriptional regulator, producing the protein MQSNIIKEITPLTPGDCFTIFERKKQDFDFPLHYHEEMELNYIVNASGARRVVGDHIEEIGDIELVLVGANLPHVWETHKLNGKEIHEVTIQFHKDLFDEKFLRRNQLRIIRDMFEKAKCGILFSEETAKNIGPRLIKLNKQHGFDSVLELMSILHDLSSSRSMRTLSDSTFSQAEFSYSSRRVEKVMEYINLNFDKQVSLAEVARIANMTEVSFSRFFKNRTGVSFIDSLIEIRLGHASRKLIDTTEAVSEVAYNCGFNNISNFNRIFKKKKGCTPKEFRDNLSGHRIFV; encoded by the coding sequence ATGCAATCAAATATAATCAAAGAAATTACGCCGCTTACTCCCGGCGATTGCTTTACCATTTTTGAACGGAAAAAGCAAGATTTTGATTTTCCATTACATTATCACGAAGAAATGGAACTGAACTATATTGTTAATGCCAGTGGGGCTCGCAGGGTAGTAGGAGACCATATAGAAGAAATTGGCGATATAGAATTGGTGCTTGTTGGCGCTAATTTGCCCCATGTTTGGGAAACTCATAAATTAAATGGAAAGGAAATTCATGAAGTTACCATTCAGTTTCATAAAGATTTGTTCGATGAAAAATTTTTGCGACGTAATCAGTTACGAATCATCAGAGACATGTTTGAAAAAGCAAAGTGCGGTATTCTTTTTTCTGAAGAAACAGCCAAGAATATTGGTCCACGTTTAATTAAGCTTAACAAGCAACACGGTTTCGATTCTGTGTTAGAGCTGATGTCTATTTTACATGATCTTTCTAGCTCACGTAGTATGCGTACCCTTTCTGATTCTACTTTTAGCCAGGCTGAGTTTTCTTACAGTAGTAGAAGGGTAGAGAAGGTAATGGAGTATATCAACCTTAATTTTGATAAGCAAGTGTCTTTAGCTGAGGTAGCCCGTATTGCCAACATGACAGAGGTGTCTTTCAGCAGGTTTTTTAAGAATAGAACGGGCGTAAGTTTTATTGATAGTTTAATAGAAATACGTTTGGGGCATGCTTCCAGGAAATTAATTGATACTACCGAAGCGGTATCAGAAGTGGCTTATAATTGTGGTTTCAATAACATTTCCAACTTCAATCGTATTTTCAAAAAGAAGAAGGGGTGTACGCCTAAAGAGTTTAGAGATAACCTTTCGGGCCATCGCATATTTGTTTAA
- a CDS encoding SGNH/GDSL hydrolase family protein, with the protein MEFIGDSITCGAGSDESEVKCETPGASWHDQHNAYFAYGPTTARSLNAQWHLSSVSGIGLMHSCCDKKIVMPQVFDKINLAKDTIAWDFSRYQPDVVTICLGQNDGIQDSVKFTTAYIHFVKRLRSYCPKSKLILLSSPMANEKLKAALVKYINAVTESLRKEGENNIGSFFFAKQYRSGCGSHPSLAEHKQIAAELSNYLKKEMSW; encoded by the coding sequence ATGGAATTTATTGGCGATTCTATTACCTGTGGTGCAGGAAGCGACGAAAGTGAAGTGAAATGCGAAACGCCAGGTGCTTCGTGGCACGATCAGCACAATGCTTACTTTGCCTATGGCCCTACAACTGCCAGGAGTTTAAATGCACAATGGCACCTTTCTTCGGTTTCTGGCATTGGCTTAATGCATAGTTGCTGCGATAAAAAAATAGTAATGCCACAAGTTTTTGATAAGATAAACTTAGCAAAAGATACCATAGCGTGGGATTTTAGTAGGTATCAACCCGATGTGGTCACTATTTGCTTAGGGCAAAACGATGGCATACAAGATTCGGTAAAATTTACTACTGCCTATATCCACTTTGTGAAACGGTTGCGCAGCTATTGCCCTAAATCTAAATTGATATTGCTGAGCAGTCCAATGGCAAACGAAAAGCTGAAGGCTGCTTTAGTAAAATACATTAACGCAGTAACAGAATCGCTCCGTAAAGAAGGAGAAAATAATATTGGCAGTTTCTTTTTTGCCAAGCAATATCGTAGTGGTTGCGGTAGCCATCCGTCTTTGGCAGAGCACAAGCAAATTGCGGCAGAATTATCCAATTACCTTAAAAAAGAAATGAGTTGGTAG